A window from bacterium encodes these proteins:
- a CDS encoding LytR C-terminal domain-containing protein, translating to MGDSTPGAGGAAPRKGSPRWWRWGWPLLVLGLAAAVPLLVWLGWSAISGSSDGTEVSTPANPDAPGYEAFVDPTPTLLLIHANGDRLHGVTLLALTDPGVEGAVLFIPSETLTSGGSISERWVESASAGVADSIAELLDVRPGETQVVDDGSWAALVSAVEPIAFISAVPLVGPDGETRFGAGLVNLAAADVGPYLAGRSPGESPFEALSRHLSFWGGWLRQVGDSTAPNVIPGETDRGMGRFGRALAAGEVFMSTIIGGVDDSGVVVVDPERVGRQVREVIPFPISASSGSLPRVRLLNGVGDLELTKTAARELSRAGAQITRIGNAAEFGWETTKVAYHDVGFAAHAEAYRDALGTGSAIAEELPNASADITVTFGADFSHLMTGDG from the coding sequence ATGGGTGATTCCACACCAGGCGCCGGTGGCGCAGCGCCGAGGAAGGGATCGCCACGCTGGTGGCGCTGGGGCTGGCCGCTGCTGGTGTTGGGTCTAGCCGCCGCGGTGCCGCTGCTGGTGTGGCTGGGGTGGTCGGCCATTTCCGGCAGCAGCGACGGTACGGAGGTGAGCACCCCGGCCAATCCCGACGCCCCCGGGTACGAGGCATTTGTAGACCCGACGCCCACGCTGCTGTTGATCCACGCCAACGGCGACCGTCTCCACGGGGTCACACTGCTGGCGCTGACTGACCCCGGAGTCGAGGGGGCGGTTCTGTTCATTCCCTCTGAGACGTTGACCTCTGGAGGGTCGATTAGCGAACGCTGGGTCGAGTCGGCCAGCGCGGGAGTAGCCGACTCAATTGCCGAGTTGTTGGATGTCCGCCCCGGCGAGACGCAGGTGGTGGACGATGGCAGCTGGGCGGCGTTGGTGTCGGCGGTGGAGCCTATTGCCTTCATCAGTGCTGTTCCGCTCGTTGGCCCTGACGGGGAGACCCGGTTCGGGGCCGGACTGGTGAACTTGGCCGCGGCCGATGTCGGGCCTTATTTGGCAGGGCGCAGTCCGGGCGAGTCGCCGTTCGAAGCCTTGTCTCGTCACCTGTCGTTCTGGGGGGGTTGGCTGAGGCAGGTGGGGGACTCGACCGCGCCCAACGTTATTCCTGGCGAGACTGACCGAGGGATGGGCCGATTCGGGCGGGCCCTCGCTGCGGGGGAGGTGTTCATGAGCACGATCATTGGGGGGGTCGATGACAGTGGAGTAGTGGTAGTAGATCCGGAGAGGGTTGGCCGGCAGGTGAGGGAAGTCATCCCGTTTCCCATCTCGGCTTCGAGCGGGAGCTTGCCCAGAGTTCGGTTGCTCAATGGCGTTGGAGACCTTGAGCTCACCAAAACTGCGGCCCGAGAGCTCAGCCGGGCCGGTGCGCAGATCACGCGGATCGGAAATGCCGCGGAGTTCGGATGGGAAACCACCAAAGTCGCCTATCACGATGTTGGCTTCGCCGCCCACGCCGAGGCTTACCGAGACGCCTTGGGCACCGGATCGGCCATCGCCGAAGAGCTGCCCAATGCCTCCGCTGACATCACGGTGACCTTCGGCGCAGATTTCTCCCATCTGATGACCGGAGATGGTTAG
- the nadD gene encoding nicotinate-nucleotide adenylyltransferase → MSRIGIFGGTFDPIHVGHLAVAGWVRAELDLDRVELVVANEPWQKLDRPQLSPAQDRLAMVQAAVDGIEGVVASSVEIDRGGLTYTVDTLEAFRADNPESSLFLITGSDAAGGLDTWRRLEEIAAMAEVVVVDRPGAMGDRPPVAHMVVDCPLVDLSSTQVREWADAGQPLDGLVPPAALAYCRQKRLYG, encoded by the coding sequence GTGAGTCGCATCGGCATTTTCGGGGGCACGTTCGACCCAATCCACGTCGGCCATCTCGCAGTGGCTGGCTGGGTGCGGGCGGAGTTGGACCTCGACCGGGTGGAGTTGGTGGTGGCCAACGAACCCTGGCAGAAGCTGGATCGGCCACAGCTCAGCCCCGCACAGGATCGACTGGCCATGGTGCAAGCGGCCGTGGATGGGATCGAAGGGGTGGTGGCCTCATCGGTGGAGATAGATCGCGGCGGCCTGACCTACACCGTGGACACTTTGGAGGCATTCCGGGCCGACAACCCCGAGAGTTCGCTCTTCCTCATCACGGGCAGCGATGCCGCTGGCGGACTGGATACCTGGCGCCGATTGGAGGAGATCGCCGCGATGGCTGAAGTGGTCGTGGTGGACCGGCCCGGTGCGATGGGAGATCGCCCGCCTGTGGCCCACATGGTGGTGGACTGCCCGCTGGTTGACCTGTCCAGTACCCAGGTGCGGGAGTGGGCTGACGCTGGCCAGCCGCTTGACGGCTTGGTCCCTCCCGCTGCGCTGGCCTACTGCCGCCAAAAGAGGCTGTATGGGTGA
- a CDS encoding sigma-70 family RNA polymerase sigma factor, with protein MDDSTGQYLNAIGLVPLLTKEDEVRLAQTIERGREAQARLDAGERSPRLHTQVREAAKAKERFIRANLRLVVSVAKKYPLPTGMELLDLVQEGNLGLDRAVEKFDWRKGFKFSTYATFWIRQSIGRALDQKANLIRLPGERAASLRAAVRQATGGGEELDSEHALLHRLTSLTSLNTTVGDDNNSELVDLQPDASPGPEDLTMAADQSATLAGLLSDLDERARFAVEMRYGLIDGEKHSYREIGEALGLTSEAIRRIIGRSLDSVRARAELLDIDAA; from the coding sequence ATGGACGATTCAACAGGCCAGTATCTCAACGCAATCGGCTTGGTGCCGCTCCTCACCAAAGAAGACGAAGTACGACTTGCTCAGACAATCGAGCGAGGCCGCGAGGCCCAAGCCCGGTTGGACGCCGGAGAACGCAGCCCCCGGCTGCATACCCAAGTACGAGAAGCTGCCAAAGCCAAGGAGCGCTTCATTCGAGCCAACCTTCGCCTGGTGGTCAGCGTGGCCAAGAAATACCCCCTGCCCACCGGCATGGAACTGCTGGATTTGGTGCAGGAGGGCAATTTGGGTTTGGACCGAGCGGTGGAGAAGTTCGACTGGCGCAAGGGATTCAAGTTCTCCACCTACGCCACCTTCTGGATCCGCCAGTCCATCGGTCGGGCGCTGGACCAAAAGGCCAACCTGATCCGGCTTCCCGGCGAGCGGGCCGCCAGTCTGAGGGCTGCGGTGCGCCAAGCCACCGGGGGCGGCGAAGAGTTGGACTCCGAGCACGCCCTGCTGCACCGGCTCACCTCGCTCACATCGTTGAATACCACGGTGGGAGACGACAACAACAGCGAACTGGTAGATCTCCAGCCCGATGCCAGCCCCGGACCAGAAGATCTGACCATGGCCGCCGACCAGTCGGCCACGCTAGCTGGGCTGCTCAGCGATCTGGACGAAAGGGCCCGGTTCGCAGTGGAAATGCGCTACGGGCTCATTGACGGGGAAAAGCACAGCTACCGGGAGATCGGCGAAGCGCTGGGGCTGACCTCAGAGGCCATCCGACGCATCATCGGCCGATCGCTGGACTCGGTCCGGGCTCGGGCCGAACTGCTGGATATCGACGCCGCGTAG
- a CDS encoding 3-deoxy-7-phosphoheptulonate synthase class II, with product MSSAPVEAASTPPVAWNPASWHDRPAAQQPQWPDQATLDQVLKTLGELPPLVFAGEARQLQDQLAEAAAGRAFVLQAGDCAESFDGVTADSIRDKLKVILQMAVVLAFSAGVPTVKIGRIAGQFAKPRSSSTEVVDDVELPSFRGHMVNDISFSEHSRVADPERLVRAYHQSASTLNLLRAFTKGGYADLRQVHVWNQEFIAASPEGRRYERVADGIEAALRFMAACGISTDAPELHQVDFFTSHEALVLDYEQALTRQDSITGQWYDCSAHMLWIGERTRQLDGAHVEFMRGIKNPLGCKLGPTTTPADVLELCQILNPDRIPGRLTLISRMGADKVSDALPPLLAAVRDASHPVVWECDPMHGNTYTTAGGRKTRHFDDVMAEIDRYFTAHAEADTWPGGIHVEITGDDVTECVGGAEAISDDDLERRYETMCDPRLNGTQSLELAFRVAERLSV from the coding sequence ATGAGTTCGGCCCCAGTCGAAGCGGCCAGCACGCCTCCGGTTGCCTGGAATCCCGCGTCTTGGCATGACCGGCCGGCAGCCCAGCAACCGCAATGGCCCGACCAGGCCACGCTGGATCAGGTACTCAAGACGCTGGGCGAACTGCCTCCGCTGGTTTTCGCCGGTGAAGCCCGCCAGCTCCAAGATCAGCTCGCGGAGGCCGCCGCGGGCCGGGCATTCGTTCTCCAGGCCGGAGACTGCGCCGAGTCCTTCGACGGTGTGACCGCCGACAGCATCCGAGACAAGCTCAAGGTCATCCTCCAAATGGCGGTGGTGCTGGCTTTCTCGGCCGGGGTGCCCACGGTGAAGATTGGCCGGATTGCCGGCCAATTCGCCAAACCCCGGTCATCGTCCACCGAGGTGGTCGACGATGTGGAACTCCCCTCCTTCCGGGGCCACATGGTCAACGACATCAGCTTTTCCGAACACTCGCGCGTCGCCGATCCTGAACGCCTAGTGCGGGCCTACCACCAGTCGGCGTCCACACTCAACCTGCTACGGGCATTCACCAAGGGGGGTTACGCCGATCTCCGCCAAGTCCACGTGTGGAATCAGGAGTTCATCGCCGCCAGCCCAGAGGGACGACGCTATGAGCGGGTGGCCGACGGCATTGAAGCCGCTTTGCGATTCATGGCCGCCTGTGGAATCTCCACCGACGCCCCTGAATTGCACCAGGTGGACTTCTTCACTAGCCACGAGGCGCTGGTGCTCGACTACGAACAGGCCCTCACCCGCCAAGACTCCATTACCGGCCAGTGGTACGACTGCTCGGCCCACATGTTGTGGATCGGCGAGCGCACCCGCCAGCTCGACGGGGCCCACGTGGAGTTTATGCGGGGCATCAAGAACCCGTTGGGCTGCAAGCTGGGACCAACCACCACCCCCGCAGATGTACTCGAGCTTTGCCAGATCCTCAATCCCGACCGAATTCCCGGCCGGCTCACCCTCATCAGTCGCATGGGCGCCGACAAGGTGTCCGATGCGCTGCCGCCTCTGCTAGCCGCCGTGCGCGATGCCAGCCATCCGGTTGTTTGGGAGTGCGACCCCATGCACGGCAACACCTACACCACCGCCGGCGGGCGAAAGACCCGCCACTTCGACGACGTGATGGCCGAGATCGACCGCTATTTCACGGCTCACGCCGAGGCCGACACCTGGCCCGGAGGCATCCACGTGGAGATCACCGGCGACGATGTCACCGAATGCGTGGGCGGCGCCGAGGCCATCAGCGACGACGATTTGGAGCGCCGCTACGAGACCATGTGCGATCCCCGCCTCAACGGCACCCAGAGCCTGGAATTGGCCTTCCGGGTCGCCGAGCGGCTCAGCGTCTGA
- a CDS encoding nitrite/sulfite reductase — protein MVTVQIDNTAVIDPAQQADIDKFERMLARYKAGEIPEDVMRVFRLNNGIYGQRQGGTNQMVRVKIPAGIAHPEHFEALAHIARTYSRGWGHITTRQNIQFHYVQIDDVPDVMRTLASVGLTTREACGDTVRNVQGCHLAGACPHEVLDITAWARATALHFLRHPYAQRLPRKFKINFSGCATDCGQAMFNDVGVIAATREVDGGVEAGFRVFVAGGLGANPHPALALEDFTSREDLLPTIEACLRVFDHDGYRDNKLRARMKWLVEKLGFEELQRRIFRERKFLLASSSWPGGIPDLVKIHGDAPAGRHAEIEVTPVGQGVAVSIGGRAPYERWEQANVVRGAAKGTVSAYAWARLGDITADQFDSLADIQRELGAECRITNRQNIVFRDLAEHQLPRLFEALSSIGMAEPGAELLSDVVACPGADTCNLAVTQSRGLADAIGNRLDEEGLAEVGGLRINISGCTNSCGQHHASDIGFFGAERRAHGRSAPGYQMLLGGYVGDSQIHFGTKALRLPARNAPEAVVRVVRQFTAEREAGEEFRHWLERKGGSREVGKTLTDLDEFPLPDDGPEFYVDYDETGPYEAVIGDSECAT, from the coding sequence ATGGTCACGGTCCAAATCGACAACACCGCGGTAATCGACCCCGCTCAGCAAGCCGACATCGACAAGTTCGAGCGGATGCTGGCTCGCTACAAGGCCGGTGAGATACCAGAGGACGTGATGCGGGTGTTCCGCCTGAACAACGGCATCTATGGACAGCGCCAGGGCGGGACCAACCAGATGGTGCGGGTCAAGATCCCCGCTGGCATCGCCCACCCCGAACACTTCGAGGCTTTGGCCCACATCGCCCGGACCTATTCCCGAGGCTGGGGCCACATCACCACTCGCCAGAACATCCAATTCCACTATGTGCAGATCGACGACGTTCCCGACGTGATGCGAACCCTGGCCTCGGTGGGGCTCACCACCCGGGAGGCCTGCGGCGACACCGTCCGCAACGTGCAGGGCTGCCATCTGGCCGGCGCCTGCCCCCATGAGGTGCTCGACATCACCGCCTGGGCCAGGGCTACCGCACTGCACTTCTTGCGCCATCCCTACGCCCAGCGCCTGCCCCGCAAGTTCAAGATCAACTTCTCGGGGTGCGCCACCGACTGCGGTCAGGCCATGTTCAACGACGTGGGCGTAATCGCCGCCACCCGCGAGGTGGACGGTGGCGTGGAGGCTGGGTTCCGGGTGTTCGTGGCCGGCGGCCTGGGGGCCAACCCCCATCCGGCGCTGGCCCTGGAAGACTTCACCTCCCGCGAGGACCTGCTTCCCACCATCGAGGCCTGCCTGCGGGTGTTCGACCACGACGGCTATCGGGACAACAAGCTCCGGGCACGAATGAAGTGGCTGGTGGAGAAGTTGGGCTTCGAGGAGCTCCAGCGCCGCATTTTCCGGGAACGCAAGTTCTTGCTGGCCTCCTCCAGTTGGCCCGGCGGCATCCCCGATTTGGTGAAGATCCACGGCGACGCTCCTGCTGGGCGCCACGCTGAAATCGAGGTCACACCGGTGGGTCAAGGGGTGGCGGTCTCCATTGGCGGCCGGGCGCCGTACGAACGGTGGGAGCAGGCCAACGTGGTGCGGGGCGCGGCCAAGGGCACGGTCTCGGCCTATGCCTGGGCCCGTCTGGGCGACATCACCGCCGACCAATTCGACTCTCTGGCCGACATCCAGCGGGAACTGGGCGCGGAGTGCCGGATCACCAACCGCCAGAACATCGTCTTCCGCGACTTGGCCGAGCACCAGCTTCCCCGGCTGTTCGAGGCCTTGTCGTCTATCGGCATGGCCGAGCCCGGCGCGGAGCTGTTGAGCGATGTTGTGGCCTGCCCCGGCGCCGACACCTGCAACCTGGCCGTGACCCAGTCCCGGGGTTTGGCCGACGCCATCGGCAACCGCTTGGACGAGGAAGGCCTCGCCGAGGTGGGCGGTTTGCGAATAAACATCTCGGGCTGCACCAATTCGTGCGGCCAGCACCACGCCTCCGACATCGGCTTCTTCGGTGCCGAGCGCCGAGCGCACGGGCGGTCGGCACCGGGCTACCAGATGCTTCTCGGCGGCTATGTGGGCGACTCCCAGATCCACTTTGGTACCAAGGCCCTGCGTCTGCCGGCCCGCAATGCCCCAGAAGCGGTGGTGCGGGTGGTGCGCCAGTTCACCGCCGAACGGGAGGCCGGCGAAGAGTTCCGCCACTGGCTGGAGCGCAAGGGCGGATCGAGGGAGGTCGGCAAGACGCTGACCGACTTGGACGAGTTCCCCTTGCCCGACGATGGACCCGAGTTCTACGTCGACTACGACGAGACCGGTCCCTACGAAGCGGTGATCGGCGATTCTGAATGCGCAACCTGA
- a CDS encoding phosphoadenylyl-sulfate reductase — protein sequence MRNLTVPSFTDEELAALNEEFEGLPAEKVIQWGVDNFSPHLALAASMTDAVLIDLAVKVDPAIEVVFIDTGFHFPETLETVERVRRHYGLNLRLMTVARHDPELWNMDPENCCSAVKAGQLDRALAGKAAWMSGLRRVEAVTRASAPIVVRDLRGLVKLNPIATWTDEQVADYMAEHRVPFNPLLERGYPSIGCMPCTKPVAPGDDPRSGRWAGTDKTECGLHD from the coding sequence ATGCGCAACCTGACCGTACCGTCGTTCACCGACGAAGAACTGGCCGCTCTCAACGAGGAGTTCGAGGGGCTGCCCGCGGAGAAGGTCATCCAGTGGGGAGTGGACAACTTCTCACCCCACCTGGCCCTGGCCGCGTCGATGACCGACGCGGTGCTGATTGATTTGGCCGTGAAGGTGGACCCAGCCATCGAGGTGGTGTTCATCGACACCGGGTTCCACTTCCCCGAGACGCTGGAGACGGTGGAGCGGGTGCGACGCCACTACGGCCTGAACCTGCGGCTGATGACGGTGGCCCGCCACGACCCCGAACTGTGGAACATGGATCCGGAGAACTGCTGCTCAGCGGTCAAAGCGGGCCAGCTCGACCGAGCGCTGGCCGGCAAGGCGGCCTGGATGAGCGGTCTTCGCCGGGTTGAGGCAGTAACTCGGGCATCGGCCCCCATCGTGGTGCGCGACCTGAGGGGTCTGGTGAAACTGAACCCCATCGCCACCTGGACCGACGAGCAGGTGGCCGACTACATGGCCGAGCACCGGGTACCGTTCAACCCCCTGTTGGAGCGGGGCTACCCCTCCATCGGCTGCATGCCCTGTACCAAGCCCGTGGCCCCCGGCGACGACCCCCGCTCCGGCCGCTGGGCCGGCACCGACAAGACCGAGTGCGGCCTGCACGACTAG
- a CDS encoding SDR family NAD(P)-dependent oxidoreductase: MSALEMSPTTGVVVTGGASGIGRACARALAEVGRPVSLWDLNGDGAAETAASIAADCGVVTHSVGLDVTDRTAIDEAVVSARGELGTIGGLVHAAGIVTSMDIDHLTEEIWDSVIGVNLRAEVFVAQALLADLRSHEGSAIVGIGSIMSVVGSPTIPSYTASKHGVVGLTKSLANYLGPDGIRVNAAGPGYIETPMTAVMMDDPPSKAACVEKAPLGRVGTPADIAKAVRFLMSDEAGFVTGTILIVDGGVTSHD, translated from the coding sequence ATGTCTGCATTGGAGATGTCACCGACCACCGGTGTGGTGGTCACGGGAGGAGCGTCGGGGATTGGACGGGCTTGCGCTCGCGCCTTGGCCGAGGTGGGGCGACCGGTGTCGCTGTGGGACCTCAACGGCGACGGCGCGGCCGAGACAGCGGCCTCGATTGCCGCCGACTGCGGAGTGGTGACCCACTCGGTCGGGCTAGACGTGACCGACCGAACCGCGATTGATGAGGCAGTGGTCTCCGCCCGAGGGGAGTTGGGCACCATCGGCGGGTTGGTCCACGCCGCGGGGATCGTGACCTCCATGGACATCGACCACCTCACCGAGGAGATCTGGGACTCGGTGATCGGGGTGAACCTGCGGGCCGAGGTATTTGTGGCCCAAGCCCTACTGGCCGACCTCCGCAGCCATGAAGGATCGGCCATCGTGGGAATCGGGTCCATCATGTCGGTGGTGGGCAGCCCGACAATTCCGTCGTACACCGCCTCCAAGCATGGCGTGGTGGGACTGACAAAGTCGCTGGCCAACTACCTCGGCCCCGACGGCATCCGGGTGAACGCCGCGGGCCCCGGCTACATCGAGACGCCGATGACCGCCGTGATGATGGACGACCCCCCAAGCAAGGCCGCCTGTGTGGAAAAGGCCCCGCTCGGCCGGGTGGGCACCCCCGCTGACATCGCAAAGGCCGTCCGCTTCCTCATGTCCGACGAGGCCGGATTCGTGACCGGCACCATCCTCATCGTCGACGGCGGCGTTACCAGCCACGACTAA
- a CDS encoding AMP-binding protein gives MEGAVLSSASGPTDIPLLDETISENLARTVAAHGDRDALVSVEQGLRYTYREFADAVDEVAPGLLALDVQVGDRVGIWSPNCAEWVLVQYATAQIGAILVTINPAYRTAELEYVLNQSGISVLVAAESFSHSDYRGMVEEVWDRVPARQAVYLQTSDWDELLAGGAAVSSDRLVKRAAGLRPDDPINIQYTSGTTGFPKGATLSHRNILNNGFFVGEACGYTPADRVCIPVPFYHCFGMVLGNLACTTHGAAMVVPSAGFDAAAALRACEQERCTSLYGVPTMFIAELGEPDLDNYDLSSLRTGIMAGSPCPVEVMKQVVDRMNMNQVTIAYGMTETSPVSTQTSADDSLDKRVATVGRTHPHVEVRIADPESGDTVPRGQAGELMTRGYSVMLGYWDDEARTAEAIDDEGWMHTGDLATMDDDGYINIVGRIKDMIIRGGENVYPREIEEYLYRHPDVVEVQVIGVPDARYGEEIMAWVQLRDGAALDADDIKAFCQGQIAHYKIPRYIKFTDEFPMTITGKIQKYLMREQSIQELGLGATAQERHA, from the coding sequence GTGGAAGGGGCAGTGCTGTCATCGGCGTCAGGGCCCACTGACATCCCCCTGCTCGACGAGACCATTTCGGAGAATCTGGCCCGGACAGTGGCCGCCCATGGCGATCGGGACGCGCTGGTGTCTGTCGAACAAGGGCTTCGCTACACCTACCGGGAGTTTGCAGACGCGGTCGACGAGGTGGCCCCTGGGCTGTTAGCGCTGGACGTGCAAGTGGGCGACCGGGTAGGGATCTGGAGTCCAAACTGTGCGGAGTGGGTATTGGTGCAATACGCCACGGCCCAAATAGGCGCGATCTTGGTCACCATCAACCCGGCTTACCGGACGGCCGAGCTGGAATACGTGCTCAACCAGTCTGGCATCAGCGTGCTGGTGGCTGCGGAGTCGTTCTCCCACAGCGACTACCGGGGCATGGTCGAGGAGGTGTGGGACCGGGTGCCGGCCCGGCAGGCGGTGTACCTCCAGACTTCGGATTGGGATGAGCTTCTGGCCGGTGGGGCCGCGGTTTCTTCTGATCGGCTGGTGAAGCGAGCCGCGGGACTGCGACCGGATGATCCGATCAATATCCAGTACACCAGCGGGACCACCGGGTTTCCCAAGGGGGCCACGCTCAGCCACCGCAACATATTGAACAACGGCTTTTTCGTGGGTGAGGCCTGCGGCTACACCCCCGCCGACCGGGTGTGCATTCCGGTGCCGTTCTACCACTGCTTCGGCATGGTGCTGGGCAATTTGGCCTGCACCACCCACGGGGCGGCCATGGTGGTCCCCTCCGCGGGATTCGACGCCGCGGCCGCCTTGCGGGCCTGCGAGCAGGAGCGTTGCACCAGCTTGTACGGGGTGCCGACCATGTTCATCGCCGAACTGGGCGAGCCCGACCTCGACAACTACGACCTGTCATCGCTGCGCACCGGGATTATGGCTGGCTCGCCATGCCCGGTGGAGGTGATGAAGCAGGTGGTGGACCGGATGAATATGAACCAGGTGACCATCGCCTACGGCATGACCGAGACCTCCCCTGTCTCCACCCAGACCTCCGCCGACGACTCGCTCGACAAGCGAGTTGCCACCGTGGGCCGGACCCATCCCCACGTGGAAGTCCGCATTGCCGATCCTGAGTCCGGCGACACTGTTCCCCGGGGCCAAGCCGGAGAGCTCATGACCCGGGGCTACTCGGTGATGCTGGGCTACTGGGACGATGAAGCCCGCACCGCCGAGGCCATCGACGACGAAGGCTGGATGCATACCGGCGACCTCGCCACCATGGACGACGACGGCTACATCAACATCGTCGGGCGCATCAAAGACATGATCATCCGGGGCGGCGAGAACGTCTATCCCCGCGAAATCGAGGAGTACCTCTACCGCCATCCCGACGTAGTAGAGGTGCAGGTGATCGGGGTGCCCGATGCCCGATACGGCGAGGAGATCATGGCCTGGGTGCAACTGCGGGATGGGGCTGCACTGGACGCCGACGACATCAAGGCGTTCTGCCAAGGGCAGATCGCCCACTACAAAATCCCCCGCTACATCAAGTTCACTGACGAGTTCCCCATGACCATCACCGGCAAGATCCAGAAGTACCTGATGCGGGAGCAGTCGATTCAAGAACTCGGTTTGGGCGCAACAGCCCAAGAACGACACGCTTGA
- a CDS encoding sulfotransferase, whose product MNLFGTAVGDPARLVNLDADEMLAIAVESVGLSDFGDEPGWEAGYRALCDALNEDAQLNVVGRLSARGEIVRNLQNRLRMVDYWKANPDALAADVAAPVFVSGPPRTGTTILLELLALDPNLRGVRGYEAHFPLGTLPETGADPLLCSEPEQEFWADIQPEFMTMHELRSDLPVECIHFCQPEFRSWHWPMMHAIGDLAERGAPLDFGAVYRWHKNFLQTLQHVDGAPAQFLLKSPAHMGTLTDLFAAYPDARVILTHRDPVRFLGSVANLTTTLHWMRTDSVAPSENGPVMLFIYQMMMDMVMRQRASGEVPDNQIADLLFRDLVSEPVTALQAVYDRLGLEFSDELATAIPAYLADKPKDKFGKHVYDPIALGLDESAIRDQFAEYIAHHNIPLED is encoded by the coding sequence ATGAACTTGTTTGGGACGGCGGTAGGAGATCCGGCCCGGCTGGTGAACCTGGACGCCGACGAGATGCTGGCGATAGCAGTCGAATCGGTAGGCCTGTCGGACTTCGGCGACGAACCGGGCTGGGAGGCCGGCTACCGGGCGTTGTGCGATGCACTAAATGAAGACGCCCAGCTGAATGTGGTGGGGCGGCTCAGTGCCCGGGGAGAGATTGTTCGAAACCTGCAGAACCGGCTGCGGATGGTGGACTATTGGAAGGCCAACCCCGATGCCCTCGCGGCCGATGTCGCCGCGCCGGTTTTCGTCTCCGGACCGCCCCGCACTGGGACCACCATCCTGCTGGAGCTTTTGGCGCTGGACCCCAACTTGCGAGGCGTGCGGGGATACGAGGCCCACTTCCCACTGGGAACGCTGCCGGAGACGGGGGCCGACCCGCTGCTGTGCAGTGAGCCGGAACAGGAGTTCTGGGCCGACATCCAGCCCGAGTTCATGACGATGCACGAGCTGCGCAGCGACCTGCCAGTGGAGTGCATCCACTTCTGCCAGCCCGAGTTCCGCAGCTGGCACTGGCCGATGATGCACGCCATCGGCGATCTTGCCGAACGGGGTGCCCCTCTTGATTTCGGCGCGGTGTACCGATGGCACAAGAACTTCCTACAGACTTTGCAGCACGTCGACGGAGCGCCGGCCCAGTTCCTGTTGAAGTCGCCAGCCCACATGGGAACGCTTACCGACCTTTTTGCCGCCTACCCCGATGCCCGGGTGATCCTGACCCATCGCGACCCGGTCAGGTTCTTGGGCTCGGTGGCCAACCTCACCACCACCCTCCACTGGATGCGAACTGATTCGGTAGCCCCGAGTGAGAATGGCCCGGTGATGCTGTTCATCTACCAGATGATGATGGACATGGTTATGCGCCAGCGGGCCTCGGGAGAGGTTCCCGACAACCAGATTGCCGATCTCTTGTTCCGGGATCTGGTGAGCGAGCCGGTGACCGCGTTACAGGCCGTGTACGACCGATTGGGCCTGGAGTTCTCCGACGAGCTGGCCACCGCCATCCCCGCCTATCTGGCCGATAAGCCCAAGGACAAGTTCGGCAAGCACGTCTACGACCCTATTGCTCTCGGACTCGACGAGTCCGCCATCCGCGACCAGTTCGCCGAATACATCGCTCACCACAACATCCCCCTCGAAGACTGA
- a CDS encoding VOC family protein gives MNEVTKPLIRSILHVQVAIPVGGEDKARAFYGGLLGLVEVAKPPELAKRGGCWFELPEGTCGQLHLGADPDFRPARKAHVAFQATDLGELADAARSQEYEVVNDTADGTERVYVYDPFGNRLEFCAHD, from the coding sequence GTGAACGAAGTCACAAAACCGCTGATCAGGTCAATCCTTCATGTGCAGGTCGCCATCCCGGTTGGCGGAGAAGACAAGGCTCGGGCGTTCTATGGCGGGCTGCTGGGGTTGGTTGAAGTCGCCAAGCCGCCCGAGCTGGCCAAGCGGGGCGGATGCTGGTTCGAACTGCCGGAGGGGACGTGCGGGCAGTTGCACCTGGGAGCCGACCCAGACTTCCGACCGGCCCGAAAGGCGCATGTGGCTTTCCAGGCCACCGATCTGGGTGAATTGGCCGACGCCGCCCGATCTCAGGAATATGAAGTGGTCAACGACACAGCCGATGGGACTGAGCGTGTCTACGTTTACGACCCGTTTGGCAACCGCCTAGAGTTCTGCGCCCATGATTGA